ATATTAGTACATCAATTATaatatattgtattttattttttcatttcagctttatttaaccaggtaggctagttgagaacaagttctcatttacaactgcgaccaggccaagataaagcaaagcagtgcgacacaaacaacaacacatggaataaacaagcgtacagtcaataacacaatagaattttaaaaaagaaagtctatatagaagggtgtgcaaatggcgtgaggaggtaaggcaataaataggccatagtagcgaagtaattacaatttagcaaattaacactggagtgatagatgtgcagatgatgatgtgcaagtagaaatattgatgtgcagaagagcagaaaggtaaataaaaacaatttggggatgaggtaggtagattggatgggctatttacagatgggctatgtacagctgcatcgatcggttagctgctcagataggtgatgtttaaagttagtgagggaaatataagtctccagcttcagcaatttttgcaattagttccagtcattgacagcagagaactggaaggaaaggcggccaatagaggtgttggctttggggatgaccagtgagatatacctgttggagcgagtgctacgggtgggtgctgttatcgtgaccagtgagctgagataaggcggagctttacccagcaaagacttatagatgacctggagccaatgggtctggcgacgaatatgtagcgagggccagccgactagagcatacatgtcgcagtggtgggtggtatatggggctttggtgacaaaacagatggaactgtgattgactgcatccaatttgctgagtagagtgttggaggctattttgtaaatgacatcgccaaagtcgaggatcggtaggatagtcagttttactagatTCTCTTCTTGGCCTTATTGGTGTAGTAGAGGACATTAGGCTCTGTCCTCATCACTGACTCATACTTGTCTATGGCATCCTGATACCTGAAGACAAACATTTAATAATATTAATTTTTAGGACAAGAGTTAAATAGAACCGCCATAAAATAGTCATATCTAAATATCAACCAAAGTGTTTACAAATAGGTTTGGTGATAAAAGTGTCAAAGAAACCTCAAATATAAACCTGTTGAGGGAACACAGGAACTGAAATATAAAACTCCCATAGGGACTGAAACATTGcccacagggagggactaccacATAGAGATGTGCTACCATATAAGACcacatacttattttccaccataatttgcaaataaattcattacaaatcctacaatgtgattttctggatttgtttccctcattttgtctgaagtacacttcaactatgacagacaaagtgagggaaaaaaattatgaaaattacaggcctctcatcttttaaagtgggagaacttgcacaatcggtggctgactaaatactttttttgtcccactgtaggtaggtaggcagggatTGACCTTGAGGGTTGCCCGATTGCTTGTATGtatggtatgtttggcagcgtgagtgaaggaggctttgttgcgaaatagaaacctattctagatttaattttggattggagatgtttaatatgagtctggaaggagagtttacagtctagccagatacctaggtatttgtagttgtccacatattctaagtcagaaccgtccagagtagtgatgctagtcgggcaggcgggcgggtgcgggcaacgaacggttgaaaagcatgcatttagttttactagtgtttaagagcagttggaggccacggaaggagtgttgtatggcattgaagcttgtttggaggtttgttaacacaatgtccaaagggcgtcgtctgcgtagaggtggatcagggaatcaccctcagcaagagcaacatcgttgatatatacagagaaaagagtcggcccgagaattgaaccacAGATTGTTCAATTATTTATTTCCTAAAAATCCATGTAGGCTAAGTCAACTTTCATGTATTCCGACATACTGTAAACACAAGGGCATAGAGCAACCGTTGGACTTTTGTGAGTCTCCATTGCCTGATAGACACCTGTTCAGTTTCAGGCTGTAAAATGCAAAAGGCAGataggcctggagagagagagagagagagagagagagagagagagagagagagagagagagagagagagagagagagagagagagagagagagagagagagagtgagtgagtatgtgtgtgcctgtgtgtgaacCTGtgtgagagggggtgggagagaacaCAGGTTGACAATGATAAATCATTGAGCATATCTGTTGCTCTCAACAAACTTTCTCATTGGCAACCTAACACAACTGTGTCCCAGAAGGGGAACAGACACTCAAAAGCATTTGCACCGGTGAACTATATGTTCGGTTTTTTTTTTAAGCCTGAATATCCGAAACAAAAATAAGTGAATCTAATAAAATCGAAGAGGATACAATCTAACGAAGGGATATACCcggtttctttctctctatttgtctATCGCCTTCTCTCTTTATTTATCACCAAATACTTCAAAAAAACAGAATGGATCCAATAGTGGAGGTCGCCGCCTTGCTGCTTGGGTTTATAGGATGGGTGATGGTGGGGATAGCTATACCCAACCGTTACTGGAAGGTTTCCACCGTTGATGGGAGCGTCATCACTACCTCCACCATCTATGAGAACCTATGGATGTCCTGTGCCACGGACTCTACAGGTGTCCACAACTGCCACGAGTTCCCCTCTCTGCTCGCCCTGAATGGTACGGACATCCTAGAGAAAGATATTATTTTCGATATGAAAAAATTGTGTTAAGGAATAAATGGATTTACTGCCTGTGGTGATATTGTTTGGTTGTCGTTACACAAATATGTCAAGGTACACTTTTTCTTAGGAATGTTTTGTTTGTGACTGAGGGGTCAAAAGGTTCAAATATTATCATCCCAGAACGACATCAATAAACAATTCATTTAGGTTGAATCATTGGTTGATATGAAATCAGTCAAATCAGACcttttttttccacatttagaGTTTTTAGAGTTTTTTTCTTCTCTAATCAACACAAAACAGAAGGATAGTTCCATTTCAATAGATCGTATTCTTAAATATCATCGTAATTATTGGCTATTATTTGGCTATAAAATGTGTAGAACTCAATATGTTTCTTTACAAATCACATTTGAAACAAATGTAATAATCCTGCTATTTGATATTACAgtataaaaaacaaacatgttataGGCCAATTCATTTTGTTTGTGAAAGTGACAATTTGTGTTTATTCATATGCACTGTCCCGCAGGATATATACAAGCGTCTCGAGCACTAATGATTGCTGCGATTATTTTCGGATCTATCGGGCTCCTTGCAACCCTGACCGGGATGCAGTGTTCTAAAGCAGCTGGAGAGAACATGGTTCTAAAGGGTAGAATAGCTGGTGTTGGAGGTGTCCTATTCTTGCTTCAGGGTAAAGGGATATTCTTGTCTTTAACTGTTTATAGTCATAACTGCCACCTCTTAAGGATCTTGTGCACAATTAATTGAaataatctctctctgtctctctctctctctcacacacacacacacacacacacacacacacacacacacacacacacacacacacacacacacacacacacacacacacacacacacacacacacacacacacacacacacacaaacccccaaAAATCTCTCTCTCAGGCCTGTGTACAATGATCTCAGTATCTTGGTATGCTTTCAACATCACCCAGGACTTTTTTAATCCATTATATCCCGGGATAAAGTAAGTGAGAAGGAAATTACCACCCAATCCAATTACTGCAATTAAGCTACTGGCACACTGCTGTCCTCTGCTGTCTGTTAGACAGAAGAGCAGTCACCAAACCAACATGTAATAGCCTATTGTTTATGAACTTGACAAAATGTAGGACCTACTGTGTTTTGCAGGTATGAGATTGGAGAGGGCCTCTACATTGGCTGGTGCTCTGCTGTTCTTGCTATCGTTGGGGGATCTTGTTTGACATGTGCCTGCAAACTGGGCACGTCTGAGAAACAGTGAGTTCAGTggatactgtgtgtgtatgtgtgtgtctgtgtttgtctgtgtgtgttaaaatCTTTAATGCACGTGGGTTGGTTATTGGTGGTTTTATTTTATCTATGTTTGCCCTCCTCACCCActcttcctctcatccccttccTCAGATCTTACCCTTACCAGCCCAGGGGCACAGTGTACTCTGGCAATGCACCATCGCAGAGTCAGGCTGCCACTTCCTATGGCCGGAACGCCTACGTTTGAACAGAGATAGAGAGCACACCAATGAACCATGGGGATCAACCTTTATCCACCATGTCCAATGCCTGCAAACCAGACTCACTGTTGACGTGTAAACAACATCTATAGTGCTGAGGGAGGTTAAGTGCTATACTATGAAGGATTATGTATTTCATATTTGGATCAATCACCTCATATTGAAGACATTATGGCTATTAGTTTGGTTGTGGTGCACTGTGCAAACATGTCGCCTGTAAAATAACTCGCAATAGCTGAGGTGTCTAATGACAGATGCCTGCATTatataacatttttttattttcattatGATATAGGCTCATGTTGGCATGAAGAGGGATGATTTGATGAAACGTCTAGATCTAGGGGAATGTCCAAACCAGCAGATTAAGACTGTTGATTCTCAAGTACTGATGTTATGGagatgttttgtattgtttgtacaGTTTTATAATGTCTGAGATGGGTGTGGCTGTAATATGCCattctgaatgtttgttttagttCTTTAGTTTTGTTTACAATTCCACCCAATAAAAATATTATTTAAATACTCAAATTCCTATTTTGTTTGTATCTagtaacctaacgtagcaggcttCTAGTGAGGAATGAACATGATCAACCATatgtttattattattacagaCAATAGACATTCTTTAAATACTCAAATTTCTATTTTGTTTGTATCTAGTAACCTAACAGTAGCAGGTTTCTAGTGAGGAATGAACATGATCAACCATatgtttattattattacagaCAATAGACATAGTGTTTGGCCCACAGATAACACTGAGGTTAGGCATATCAATAATATTCCTTTGTGAATATTATGGTATGACCAGTGACTGTACAGTGACGGCGTAATGTGCCATATATGGACATGGGAGTATAGTCTACGAGCTAAAATAGTTCATCCAATGAGACCGCCCCACGTTGGTAGGCAACAACGATGTGTGCTGCTAGAACCGGCCACTCACCGCACAGAAATGTAGGGCATTTGATTCCGTGAAGGAGGGGGTAAAAACCGGACCGGGTGAAGTTTCACTTTAGAAAGCACCTAAGTTGACGGCTGGCGAAGTTATTCAATGTCATGCCACGTAGAGAAAACTAAAATAATTTATTAGATCCATGCGATATTGCAATTTTGGCTGTCTAAACAACGTTGTTCTACGCTAGTAAAATATAGGAACCTTCAATTAGCTCTCCAAGGTGTCACTCGGAACTATTTCTTAACCGGACCACTAAAACATATAGCCTCAAAACGATGAAGACGTTATGAAGAAAATTACCGTTTAAATGATATCGTACGTAGTTTGCAATTCAATTATATCAGAGACGTGAAATATACAACTCCGGGAGAAGTGTGAAGTTTATAAGTATGGAGTCGGGGCGACGGAAAGGTCTCAGCGGGGTCCTGTCCTCCTTGTCACTGCTCTGTGTCATTCTGGACCTCCAGTTGGACGGTAAGATAGCAATGTGTTTTTGCCCGAATAgttcagtctgcatagagctgtTGATTAAAAAAATACGGTAACTAAGTATTCGGTTATTTCCTTAGCTAGGTATGCTACGACCGATTGTACAGGATAATCAGGTAGTTTTCTGTGTGCCCTTACTTGTTAGCCTAGCTAGTCTACAGTGGTTATCGAAACCCTTTGGCTGTTGGTTTACTTTTTTACATACTCCCTTTACAAACAAGTCCTATGATTTACATCTAGAGGGATGTCTACTGTTAAAATGACACAACATTTCATGAACATAGCTACTTTGTCTCCTTCATTTAGGTCAGTTCCTATGTGGTTATGTGAGCAATTGCCTATGGGGGCTTCCAAGAGGCTCACACTAAGTGTTTTGTTTCAGGTGTCTTGGGGGCAACCCATGTGGAGATTGAGCAGCACTTGGAGATGGGCCGTAAACTGTTGGCTGCCGGTCAACTGGCGGAGGCCCTGTCCCACTACCACTCTGCAGTGGGTAAGGTTACcaaccagacacacacatcatTATAGCTCCAACATCACTGCCCATGtagcctgtttgtctgtctccctctctctgtctgtactctgTTTGTAATAAGTCGAGCTGCTTCCACATAACAAAGTCCCTTCAAGTGATGGGTTatttctgatctctctctcccttattctTTCAGGTCAACACATTGAGTGAACTACACATTCTCAGTAAAATGTGTCTATGTACACCTAATAAATAAGTCACATGAAAGTAGAAATCTATTGTGTTCTCCTACTTATCTACTGTATTTTACCCTGTCCCTTCCCTCAGAGGGTGACTCTAAGAACTACCTGACCTACTACAAGCGGGCAGCTGTGTTCCTGGCTATGGGAAAGTCCAAGTCTGCCCTGCCGGATCTGACCAGAGCCATCCAGCTCAAACCTGACTTTCTCGCTGTGAGTGGACACAGACAGTTGTTGACAACATCTGTCATCATGATAAATCACGGTTATGAACAACAATTGTGTGATTGTTATTAACTCTTAGATTAAAAAACAATCTGTATCTTTCTCtatctccgtccctctctcctccatatcccctcttccctctctcggCCTCCATGTTTCCAGGCCAGACTGCAGAGAGGGAATATCTTCTTGAAGCAGGGTAACACCCAGGAGGCCCGGGAGGACTTTGAGGCTGTGGTAAGTCTAGATGCATAAAAATATAGCTATTAttctactactaccatactattaattatatttctatgtctaGTTACACCTTATCCATCTGTCAACCAAAATATCACTGCTTTTTTCCCCCCATAACCTCATCATATACTCTGTCTCATATTGCAATTTTTTACTATCCTTTTGTCATTACAATTATGTGATGTGGGTAAGGGAATCTGaatgtattatgtatttatagACCTGATATGATTCATCTATTATATATTTATAATTACAGTTTCTTCAGAAACCTTACTTTTTAATTTCCTCAGCTGCAGCGATCCCCTGACCAGGACGAGGCGCGGAACCAGCTGATGAGGGCCAACGAGCTTGAGGAGCTGCAGGAGGAGGCCCACGCGGCGCACCACAGAGGAGACTACAGCACCACCATCACTGTGCTAGACCGCGTCGTAGAGGTAGGGAGTAGCTCCACCACAGGGCCTAGTCATTGGGCCTGGTCATGGAGGCAGGGTTTAGCTCTGCCACAGGGCCTAGACATTGAGAACTCTATTTCACCTAGCCTCTTAAACTTGATCCTCAATACCTTCATCAATCTGTGGTGCACTATACTTCAACAGACTTGGTATCAAATCATAAATTCACACCACTGaactccctacctacctacctccctccctcccacccttctctctttccAGCTCTCCCCCTGGGACCCTGAGTCTCGGGAGCTCCGGGCTGAATGCTACATTCGTCTGGGAGACCCTCGGAAGGCCATCCAGGACCTGACCCCCACCACCCGGCTGAGGAACGACAACCGAGGTGCCTTCCTCAAGCTCAGCACCCTGCACTATGACCTGGGGGAGCACCAGGAGTCACTAGGGTATGCTCACTAGAAAATTGTGTTAGTAATAGGGCAGAGTGATTTAAACAAACAACCACATTTACCAAGCAAATACATGTAAATTAAGAGGTTGTGAGCTTCAGAGCAACATTGGTTTGTGTTTTTGTATCTGTGGTTGATTTTTGTGACACTTGAAGTTTGAGAGTTAGTAAAGAATGCTCAAACatttcaaatttttttttttttttttgacaggCAAAAATCTCAAACCGCTTTGCAATGTGTAAATctgtttctctttccctccctctgcagTCATGTCAGGGAGTGTCTGAAGCTGGATCAGGATGACAAGGAGTGTTTATCCCGTTACAAACAGGTGAAGAAGCTCAGCAAGCAGCTGGACTCTGCCGAGGAGCACATCCAGGAGGAAAGGTCAGTACCACTGCATCTAGCTAGTATGGCAGTCTAGTCCCTGTGGTGGTTTCTTATGTTTTCCTTGACACTAAAGACAAATGCAGTTGCCCATCAGACAAATCTGAagtattttaattttttacatttttgggggggtttgatGAACACTGTCCCGAAAATGTAAATGAgcgatttacacgcagaagcacCATATGTTGCCTGCCTTTCACCAGCACAAAGGGGAGTACTCAAAGATCAGTACTGGAATTCTTTGTATTTTTTATCagtaaaaataacaaaaaatcaTATTCGAGAAGACTCAACTTGCCCGTCTGCCATAAATTGTTTATCATTCACTTAAACAATGGGGAGGAACCAGAAAGAGAGTATGTTTTAGGCTACTGGAATTCTATGCAGtttggttgtttttttttttttttatcacctGCCTAATGGGGCAACCTCAGAGCATGTTCAACTTGAGCGACGGCTCAGTTCATATACCCCAAGCAATAGGGCAACCCTTAAGGTCAATCCCTGccaacctacagtggggcaaaaaagtatttagtcagccaccaattgcaagttctcccacttaaaaagatgggaggcctgtaatttatcataggtacacttcaactatgacacaaaatgagaaaaaaaatccagaaaatcacactgtaggacttttttaatgaatttatttgcaaattatggtggaaaataagtatgtgGTCTTATATGGTAGCACATCTCTATgtggtagtccctccctgtgggCAATGTTTCAGTCCCTATGGGAGTTTTATATTTCAGTTCCTGTGTTCCCTCGACAGGTTTATATTTGAGGTTTCTTTGACACTTATCACCAAACCTATTTGTAAACACTTTGGTTGATATTTAGATATGACTATTTTTATGGCGGTTCTATTTAACTCTTGTCCTAAAAATGAATATTATTAAATGTTTGTCTTCAGGTATCAGGATGCCATAGACAAGTATGAGTCAGTGATGAGGACAGAGCCTAATGTCCTCTACTACACCAATAAGGCCAAGGAGAGAATCTGCTTCTGCCTGGTCAAGGTGGGTCCCATCACATAGACGCGTTTAACCCATGGAGTGGGCAATATCTAGATTAGCATGACCTGTCCCTCTACTGAAGTCAATTGTTAGTGTATCGGAAATTCTCAGAATTACTTTTACAACGGATTTCGCATAACTTTAAAAATGATATTACTAATTAAGTAATTACAAATAGAATGGGGAAACAATGATGATGCTTATAAGTGTTACGCCATTTGTCTCCACCAGAACAAGATGCCTGCTATGGCAATAGACATTTGCTCAGAGGCCCACCAGAGAGACCCACGCAACATCAACATCCTCCGAGACAGAGCTGAGGCCTTCATCCTCAACCAGGACTACGAGAAAGGTACTTTCACCCTCCTATTACTGTAGCAAAGAGAATGATGACACGTGGTGATAAGACTTTGTGCCGCATTTGTGTCCCCTCCGTCAAGTACTCAAACACCGGCTGTCAAACTTGCCATGTAAACAAACCCGGTGTTTTGTAGCCAGGACCAGTCTAACGCCACCCTGATTACGGCACATCCAAATCCCAGCGGGATCATTGTACCAGCTTTGTCAAGTATCCATTTTGATCTTTCTCTCtgcctttttttctccccctTACCTTGCCCTCCCTTCTCTCTAGCGGTGGAGGACTACCAGGAAGCGAGGGAGTTTGACATGGAGAACAATGAGATCAGGGAAGGTCTGGAACGAGCCCAGAAACTGCTCAAGCTCTCCCGGAAGAGGGACTATTACAAGATCCTAGGTGTCAATAGGTATGACTGACCTAGAGAAGGGAGCTCTGTTCAAATACTACTTCGCAGCATAATGTCTTCCTTCCTTGGAATAATCTACAGTGTATTTATGATCTATAAGGAATTGGACAAGTGACAAGTTGATTCTATTTGATGAAATTCTATTTTCACCATCTGTGATCTCCTCATGGTAATGGGGATGCATTTGCTCCTTGTATTCAAACAATATTTTACATTACCAACATGTTGTTTTTCTCCAGGAGTGCCAACAAACAGGAAATAATCAAGGCGTACAGGAAACTGGCCCAACAGTGGCATCCTGACAACTTCAGAGAGGAGTCGgaaaagaaggaggcagagaagaGGTTTATCGACATCGCCTCTGCTAAAGAGGTGCTCACCGACCCAGGTAATGAACTGTATATGTACCTGATAATGTTGCTCAAGCTGGTAGATAAGATCACTACTAACTAAACCCTCCCATAGTGGAAAATCTATGACTGTATTTAGGAAGCTGTAAACTATTTGCAGTATGATAACGTCCTGTTGGACCACTTTCCTGTAATCTACATGTGTTGAAAACGTAGCTGGATACTTGTTGTGCATTATTCATGTCTCCCTACCCCGGACCGT
The genomic region above belongs to Oncorhynchus masou masou isolate Uvic2021 chromosome 27, UVic_Omas_1.1, whole genome shotgun sequence and contains:
- the dnajc3b gene encoding dnaJ homolog subfamily C member 3b, whose translation is MESGRRKGLSGVLSSLSLLCVILDLQLDGVLGATHVEIEQHLEMGRKLLAAGQLAEALSHYHSAVEGDSKNYLTYYKRAAVFLAMGKSKSALPDLTRAIQLKPDFLAARLQRGNIFLKQGNTQEAREDFEAVLQRSPDQDEARNQLMRANELEELQEEAHAAHHRGDYSTTITVLDRVVELSPWDPESRELRAECYIRLGDPRKAIQDLTPTTRLRNDNRGAFLKLSTLHYDLGEHQESLGHVRECLKLDQDDKECLSRYKQVKKLSKQLDSAEEHIQEERYQDAIDKYESVMRTEPNVLYYTNKAKERICFCLVKNKMPAMAIDICSEAHQRDPRNINILRDRAEAFILNQDYEKAVEDYQEAREFDMENNEIREGLERAQKLLKLSRKRDYYKILGVNRSANKQEIIKAYRKLAQQWHPDNFREESEKKEAEKRFIDIASAKEVLTDPEMRQKFDSGEDPLDPESQQGGGQGGQGWPFHFNPFESGGNYHFKFHH
- the LOC135516303 gene encoding claudin-15-like, producing the protein MDPIVEVAALLLGFIGWVMVGIAIPNRYWKVSTVDGSVITTSTIYENLWMSCATDSTGVHNCHEFPSLLALNGYIQASRALMIAAIIFGSIGLLATLTGMQCSKAAGENMVLKGRIAGVGGVLFLLQGLCTMISVSWYAFNITQDFFNPLYPGIKYEIGEGLYIGWCSAVLAIVGGSCLTCACKLGTSEKQSYPYQPRGTVYSGNAPSQSQAATSYGRNAYV